The Elusimicrobiota bacterium sequence CATGTCCTCCGGGTTCAATAAAATGGGGGCTGAACACATCCTCGAGCTCGCCCAAATTTTAATGAACGAGAATCAACGCGCCATTTTTGAGCGGGACAATGAACTGGACATGTCCTACTCGGTGCCGGACTTATCCCGCTTTCGGGTGAACATCTATCGCCAGAAAGGCTCGGTCGCGCTCTCGCTCCGCGTTGTTCCGCTTCAAGTCAAAAGCTTTGAAGAATTAAATCTCCCCGGGGACACCATGCGGAAACTCTGCCAAAACACGCGGGGCATGCTTCTGGTGGCGGGAATCACGGGCGCCGGAAAAACCACCACCCTCAATTCCATGGTGGACTACATCAACAAAAACTACGCCTACAACATGATCATGATTGAGGATCCCATCGAGTATTACCACACCAACGACAAGTCTTCCATCGCCCAGCGGGAGATTGGGCAAGACACGCCCTCCTTCGCTTCCGCCGTTAAACATCTATTGCGGCAAGACCCCGACGTCGTGGTGCTTGGTGAAATGAGAGACGCGGAATCCATCCAGGCCGGCATTACCGCCGCGGAAACGGGGCACTTGGTTCTGGGCACCATTCATACGATGGACGCCTCCCAAACCATGGGCCGCCTTCTGGAATCCTACCACGCCGCGGAACAGGCCGGAGCGAGGGCCCGAATCTCCAACGTTTTAAAAGGTATCGTCGCACAGAGGCTTCTGGAATCCGCCGACGCAAGGGAACGCTATCCCGCCACGGAGATCTTGGTGGTGACGTCGCTTATTCGGAAACTCCTGCTGGAGGAAAAACCCGGCGAAGTCAATAAAGCCATCGAACAGGGCCAATATTATGGAATGCATTCTTTCGATCAAGACATCATTCGCCTCTTCAACGAACACAAGATCACCAAAGAAGAAGCTCTCGATGCCTCCACCAATCCCGACGATCTTTTGGTGAAAATGAACACTCTCCGGATCGGGGACGCCTAGCGGAGTGATGGGAGGAAAAACCGGTGAAGCCGGAGTCCAACTAGATGGCCATCCAGCGCTGGGAGATGTTGCTCTCCGCTCGGGCGGATAGTTATCTTTTAAAGATTCAGGGGCCACGAGCGGACGTGGACCGGATCATTCAAGCCCACCCCGACGTCTGCCAAGACGTTCAGGAAATATCAGACGATATTTTCCAATGGGCGGTGTTCGTCATTGATGCTCCACTCTCCGAACGGCTGGCCATCCAAAACATGGTCATGTCCTTAACCGTCGACCCGTCCGGGAACCGGCCCTCCAATGAGTTAACCGATGTGCTGGACGGCCTCAGCGGCGCCCTTGAAAGCCTCACGAATTTGACGGATGACGAACACGCGTTCGTGATGAAAAAGCTTTCCGGCGTGGCCAACGCCGCGGCCCCTATTCCACCTCCGCCGCTGAAAACGCCCACGGATCACCCGGCAACAGCGCCGCAGGCGCGTCCTCCCGCGGGAACGCCTCTTCCTTCAGTCAACATACCCGGGAAAATGGCGATGCCGGGGGTTCCTGCACCAATAGCCAAACCCGCTTCGCCAAACCCATTTCCGCCTTCAACCGGAAACCCGTCCCGACCGGGAAGCGGAATACCGTTGCCTTCCGTTGGACCGATTCCAGGCATCGTTCGCCCCGTTCAGCCGCCAAAACCCGTTCCCATGCCCACAGCACCCGGCGTTTCCCCAGCGGCCAAACAGCCTTTGCCGCCTGTTCCAGTCAACCGGCCGGCACCCATGCCTCCTCCTACTGCGCCGCCGCCTCCGATCTTCGCAAAACCTGTCCCGCCGCCCCCAGCCCCGTCGGCCCCGCCGCCACCCCTTTCAATGTCACAAACCCAGCGCCGCCGCCCCAAGCCCGTCGGCTCCGCCGCCACCCCCTTTCAATGTCACAAACCCAGCGCCGCCGCCCCAAGCCCCGTCGGCTCCGCCGCCACCCCCTTTCATTGTCACAAAACCAGCGCCGCCGCCCCAAGCCCCGTCGGCTCCGCCGCCACCCCCTTCCATTGTCACAAAACCAGCGCCGCCGCCCCAGGCCGCATCGACACCTCTGGTTCCGCCCTCGGCGGTTACAAAACCAGCGTCGCCTTTCCAAACAGCGGCGGTTCCTCCTTTGCCAACGACAGATAAAAAGCCAGCATCGCCCCCGTCCCAAGCCGAGCAAATTTTACCGCCGCCCCAAAAAGAAATCGGAGAAACATCCCCTTCAACCGTTCAAAAACAACCATGGCCGGTCAAGGAACCGAGCTCGGTTTCAAACATCGAAACCGGGCATTCTGCCCAATCCTCTCTTGTTCCCCAGAAAGAAGAAGTTCCCGTTCAAATCGAATTGACTCAAAAGTTTGAGGAGATGGTAGCACCGGATAATTCATCGACGAAACACGTCCGAGCGGATAAGCCTTCAGGGGCAGGCATCGAACCGATGGCGGTGGCCCAAGTTTCCGAAAGTAAGGGGGGGGCCAAACCGGTTGTGACCCCTTTCGGTCCAGCCGTTCCCACTGGGAATGCCGCTCCGGATCCCGCTCCTCCTTCGGCCACAAAGCCGCCTCAGCGAGAAACCGACGCCAAAACGATTGAAGACCCCTCAATTCGAGTGACCATTTTCTATCCCATCGGCGGAGAGGCCCCCAAAGATCGGTTCACGAGCACGATGATGGAAATGACACAGAAGAAGTCAAAAAAACCCATGGCTTTCCAGGTGGTCAACTCCGTTCCGACAACGGTAGCGCTGGAACACTCCACCGAATGGATATGGACCGCCAAGGCCAATGGAGCCAACTGCTTCTTCGTCATCCTTCCTCCCGACGTCATGATTGATCTCATGGAACCGATTCTGGCCGAAGCCCAAGAAGCCGGGATTCGTTGTTTTCTCGTTCCTCAGGCGGACGTGGGGTCCAAGCTCCTTTACATGGATTTAATGGTGGAGCTCATGATGATCAAACGTCGGGGGAAATAGACCATGGCGGCCGCCGCCCCTGATTCCGTTTCCGGGACCGGGGACACGCGCCTGGTCCCGGCGTACACGTTTGAAGAATTCGTTGTCGGTCCCCATAACCGCTTTCCCCATGCGGCGTCTCTCGCCGTTTCCGAAAATCTGGGCAAAGCCTACAACCCGCTTTTTTTGTATGGACCCGTTGGGATCGGGAAAACACACCTCATGCAAGCCGTTGGCCACCGCGTTCTTCAACGGGATCCAAACACGCGCGTCCTTTACGTCACGGCTCAACAGTTCATGACGGAAGTCATCGAACTTCTTCAGGCCGGGCGGCTTCAAAATCTTCGGGGGCGATACCGGGCGTTGGACCTTCTCTTGGTCGACGATATTCAATTTTTAGCGACCTCCGAAGCCACGCAAGAAGAATTTTTTCACATGTTCAACGATCTCCACGCTGGAGGGAAACAGATCATCATGACCTCCGACCGCCCCCCGAAAATGCTGACGACCCTGGAAGATCGCCTGCGGAGCCGGTTTGAATGGGGACTCATCGCTGACATCAAATTCACGAACCTGGAAACCCGCGTCGCCATCCTTAAGAAAAAAGAGGTCCATCTGAAGGGGTTCCATCTCGCCGACGACATTCGCCTTTACATCGCGAGCCGCCTCAAATCCAACATTCGGGAGTTGGAAGGATTTCTTCGCCGCATTCAGGCCTACACCCAACTCAACAACGAAGAGATATCCCTCGATTTGGTTAAAGAAATTTTGAAGGAACTCTTGCCGCCGGAAGAGTGGGGCGAGGAGGGGGAACACGCCGGGCCTGCGGTTCAGGCTGTCAGTGTGGAAGCGCCTCCTTCGGAAAAAACTCCCGATACACCCACCGCGCTGGTTCAACCTAAACTCGATGAGCCCCCGCGCGAGAAACCCAGTGCCAGGGATCCGTTTGATATTTCAGATGGGACGCCTTTTGCAGACCTGCAGGAAAAATCGGAGGGGAAAGAAAGTCACCCCGCGGAATCTCGGGAACAGGCCGCGGGGCAGGGGCCCGAAGGCCCGGCCGCCCCCATCGCCGCCTCCGCAGCCCCCGCCGCAGAGCTTCGGGGACAGGCCGCGGGCCAGAGGCCCGAAGGCCCGGGCGCCCCCACCGCAGAGCTTCGGGGACAGGCCGCGGGCCAGAGGCCCGAAGGCCCGGCCGCCCCCACCGCAGAGCTTCGGGGACAGGCCGCGGGCCAGAGGCCCGAAGGCCCGGCCGCCCCCACCGCAGAGCTTCGGGGACAGGCCGCGGGCCAGAGGCCCGAAGGCCCGGCCGCCCCCACCGCAGAGCTTCGGGGACAGGCCGCGGGCCAGAGGCCCGAAGGCCCGGCCGCCCCCACCGCAGAGCTTCGGGGACAGGCCGCGGGCCAGAGGCCCGAAGGCCCGGCCGATTTTCTCAGCGCGATGGAGGAACAGGGGGGACAAGACTCCTCCAAATTGTCTGGGGAAACTCAAGGCAAGGCCGAAATGGGCAACCTCATTAAAAAGGAAGAACCGTTACCGACCCTTTCTCCCAAGACATCAGCGGACCTGATTCAGCCGGAGGCTCCACGAGAGGAGAAGAAAGTGGAAGAGGGTGGAATGCCTATCCCCTTCAGGGACGATGCCCCGGCCAGTGAGAACCATCTGCCAACACCGAATTTACCGAAGACATCCCCGGGGGCCCCAGGAGTTGAAAAATCCTTGGATGAATTGGGCGACGCGTTGGATTCTCTCGACTCGCCCACGAAAAGCCCTTCGCTTTCCACAGGGATCCCTCTACCGGTGCTTCCCGTTCGGCCGACGACGCCACTGCCACCCGCTGGAACCCTTGGAACGCCCCCAAAAAAAATCCCCTTGCCAATGCCGGGGTTTCCGAAAATGCCTTCCGCCCCGCTCCCTTTGCCAACAACGCCGGTTAACCGACCGGGGCCTTTTCCAACGGGGGCCCAGCCGCCCGCTCCGCCACCGTCCACCCAATTCTCCAAAACAGAAGGGACTCCATCGATCGGGATCCCCGGAAATCCAGGGGAAATCCCGGTGGTTTTCTTTTATCCGACCGGACACGATAAAGAACTGATTCAGTTGAAAAGAAAATTTGAAGACATCATCAAGAAACATAAACTCAAATTCGTTCTCCATCCGGCGCTCGAGGTCGATTACAGCCAGGACCCCTCGATCCCGGATCACCTTTTTGTCGAAAAGTGCCAACAGGCCGGCGTCAACATCGGCGTGGTCCTTGGCCCCTCACCCGACAGCGGGTTGCAGGAAGGCATGTTCTTCAGCCGCCTGCAAGACACGTTCGACCAGGCCAACCTTTCCCTTCAAGTCATACCCTGGGATGAACTCTCGAAGGATTATCGTTTCCTCAACCTCGCCCTCGACATCACCCTGATCCGCATCAAACAGCGAAAACCCTAACCCACCCCCGTTCGGGCTTTAGGGTGGGGAGGCGCCTACAAAAAAAGGATTCGCTTTTCCGTCCGTTAACCTAAATTCCCCACAACCGAAAGTTCGACCCCTGGCCGGAGGTTTATTGGCCGGTTGTAACTGCTCAGGTCTCCGGCTGGCCACTCGTCGGAAAATCCCACCCTCTCCCCGACCCTCTCCCGCGATCGGGAGAGGGAGAAACGTCTGGACCTGAGTAGTTACGGCCGGTTTTTGATATGATTCCCAGAGGTTCATCGTCGGTGTTTTTCTTGGTTGCCAATACTTTTTAGGAGGCCGTCGTGAGAAAAACCAATGCCGCTTGGCACCCCCTCTCGTTCATACCCCTGGCCTTCCTGCTACCGTTTCTGTGCGGCGTCTCGGTTCGGGCCGATGCGCCAGCCTTGATCCACTATCAAGGCCGCCTCGCGGACTCCGCGAACAACCCTTTGACGGGGAACCATGCGTTTTTGTTCAAAATTTTTCCGGCGGTGACGGGAGGAAGCGCCGAATGGACGGAAACACAGACGGTGGCGGTGAACAACGGGATTTTCGAGGTCCACCTCGGATCGAACACTGCGTTTCCAACGACGCTTTTTGATTCTCCGAACAAATGGCTGGAGATCGCGGTGGACGGCGATCTTTTGACTCGCCGAGAGAGGCTCTTGTGAGTTCGCTACGCGGCGCGTGTGGCCACTGCCAGCATCGCGGACGGTGAAATCAAAAACACCGCTGAAATCAATCCACTCAAGATCAATGGGGGGACATTCCAAAACGAAAGCTACACCTTCCCCGGGCTTTTGAAACCAAACGGCTGGATCGGGCGCGATGCGACCAACGACAAAATGAATATATTTGGCGCGCCTTATGACGTGGATAGCGGGAGGATCGAGCTCTGGGGAAAGGACGCCCCCAACAATCAAGGAAACGTCAGCCTCATTGCTTCTGACGAAAACGCCGGCCCCACCAGCGGCGGGAAAATTGTTTTCACCACCTATCATCCATCGGGGGGGCTCGGCAACGACTATCTGGTGCGTGTCATCATTTCGAGCGCCGGGTATGTGGGAATCGGAACGGTAAATCCGTTGGAACGATTGGATTTAGCGGACGGTTCCATTAAAATCATCAACGCGACCACGACGGCCAACGCGCCATCCCCAGGCCTTATTTCCCGATCGGGATTGACCTTTCCGATCGCGAGTCCGCTAGGGGGAAACGTTTACTTGAACGATTTTGGGTTCGGTTTTATTCAAGAAAGCTTAACCTCAGACAGCGCCTATATTTCAGGCGGGGGGATTCGATTCTTTACCAACCAACAACAATATTTGACCATCGGAGGATCCGGAAATGTGCGCGTGAGCTCCACCGCCTTCCAGGTGGATGGGACCGGCGGGTCATTGAAAGTCGGCGGACAGGGAACCCCCGTCACCGCCTACCTTTCGGCCACCCAATCCCTTGATTTCCCATCGATGGCCAAAAACACCACCGCGGAACTAACCCTCACGGTGACCGGCGCCGCCGTGGGCGACACGGTGGCCCTGGGCCCGCCGGGCACGTTGCCGGCCGACCTTATGGCCATGGCCTACGTTTCCGCGGGTAACACGGTCACGGTTCGGCTCGCCAACATCGGAGGGGGTTCCATCGATCCGGCGGCGGCCACCTATCGAGTCAGCGTGATCCGCCACTAAGGGTTTGAAGAGGAGGGAGACTTCTGATGCCGATCTTCGCGCGACGAGCGGGATGGGTGGCCTTGTTCCTCTGCGGATCGCCTCTCCTGGCCGCGGGGTTAACCGGGACCTCCCATAGGATCGCGCGGGACGCGAAAACGTCGGGCGGCGGGTCAAAGGTGTCCATCTCCAACGGTTGGCGGGTCGTCTCCTCCCTGGGGGCTCCGGTTCAAGGGGAAACCGCCTCCGGGGCCCATGGATTGTTCGGGGGCCCCATGCGAACCTTCTTTTTTCCCGGGACGATCACGGACCTCGCCGTGACCACGGG is a genomic window containing:
- a CDS encoding PilT/PilU family type 4a pilus ATPase, producing the protein MAVDINKLFQTMLRSGISDIHFKAGTPPMVRIHGRLMSSGFNKMGAEHILELAQILMNENQRAIFERDNELDMSYSVPDLSRFRVNIYRQKGSVALSLRVVPLQVKSFEELNLPGDTMRKLCQNTRGMLLVAGITGAGKTTTLNSMVDYINKNYAYNMIMIEDPIEYYHTNDKSSIAQREIGQDTPSFASAVKHLLRQDPDVVVLGEMRDAESIQAGITAAETGHLVLGTIHTMDASQTMGRLLESYHAAEQAGARARISNVLKGIVAQRLLESADARERYPATEILVVTSLIRKLLLEEKPGEVNKAIEQGQYYGMHSFDQDIIRLFNEHKITKEEALDASTNPDDLLVKMNTLRIGDA
- a CDS encoding ATP-binding protein, with translation MAAAAPDSVSGTGDTRLVPAYTFEEFVVGPHNRFPHAASLAVSENLGKAYNPLFLYGPVGIGKTHLMQAVGHRVLQRDPNTRVLYVTAQQFMTEVIELLQAGRLQNLRGRYRALDLLLVDDIQFLATSEATQEEFFHMFNDLHAGGKQIIMTSDRPPKMLTTLEDRLRSRFEWGLIADIKFTNLETRVAILKKKEVHLKGFHLADDIRLYIASRLKSNIRELEGFLRRIQAYTQLNNEEISLDLVKEILKELLPPEEWGEEGEHAGPAVQAVSVEAPPSEKTPDTPTALVQPKLDEPPREKPSARDPFDISDGTPFADLQEKSEGKESHPAESREQAAGQGPEGPAAPIAASAAPAAELRGQAAGQRPEGPGAPTAELRGQAAGQRPEGPAAPTAELRGQAAGQRPEGPAAPTAELRGQAAGQRPEGPAAPTAELRGQAAGQRPEGPAAPTAELRGQAAGQRPEGPADFLSAMEEQGGQDSSKLSGETQGKAEMGNLIKKEEPLPTLSPKTSADLIQPEAPREEKKVEEGGMPIPFRDDAPASENHLPTPNLPKTSPGAPGVEKSLDELGDALDSLDSPTKSPSLSTGIPLPVLPVRPTTPLPPAGTLGTPPKKIPLPMPGFPKMPSAPLPLPTTPVNRPGPFPTGAQPPAPPPSTQFSKTEGTPSIGIPGNPGEIPVVFFYPTGHDKELIQLKRKFEDIIKKHKLKFVLHPALEVDYSQDPSIPDHLFVEKCQQAGVNIGVVLGPSPDSGLQEGMFFSRLQDTFDQANLSLQVIPWDELSKDYRFLNLALDITLIRIKQRKP